Sequence from the Clostridium butyricum genome:
GATTTCCGTTTTTCAAGTTATTTATAAATTCTTCAATATCATATTTCGCTGGATATTTTCCAATTTTAATCAAATTATTCTTTCTTAATTCTTTATTATCTTGTCCTACTAAATCATTTTCTAACGTTTTTGCTAGATCTTTATCTCTTTTATCATTTGGCTCACCTGAATAGGGAGTTCTTCCAGTATACATTCCAAATTGTGGAATTCTACAACTATCCCCTACAATTTCATCAAATATTTCTCTAAACTTTCCTTCATTATCTCCTATCATTTTTCTTAATCGGCCTATTTGATCTGAAACCAAAGCATTCATTGGATATAGCATTAATGCCCTAATGCCTCTGTTATCCCATGAATCCTTATTATTTTTAGCTTCACTTATTATATTACTAATCATAGGCCACATAAAGCACTCTGTTTTACCTGATCCAGTTCCTGTGGTTACAAGTAAATCTTTTCCTTTATAAAAGTTTTCTAAGGCAGAAACTTGATGTTTAAAAGGATTTTTAAAAACACCCAGTTTATTTTCTTCCATTTTACCTAGTATCATCTTTATATCAGATGGTATAATTTCAGAATTTTCAATACCGTTAATAGCTATTTCATAAGCTGCATTTGCTTCTATGTACGGTTCTTGATATAATATTTTATCTTTGTCTACTCGTTTATCAAATTCACTTAATAGCAAATTATTTTTTTCTAAATATTGTGCTTTTATATAATCTATAAATCTACTTTTTAATGCATTATGCGTTCCATAAACCCCTTCATTTTTCACTTTAAACTTCCTCCAATTCAATTTCTAAATTAGTAATTATTGATTTCACAAATTCCCAACAATTTTTATCAAACAGTAAATTATATTTATCTTCTATACTATTAACTGGCCATCCTAATAGCATTAAAGTATCTTCTTCTTTTTGAGGTAATGCACTGAATAATCTAAGCATAACTAAATTATCTTCTTCATAATTTTTAAATTGTGCCTTAAAACAATTATTACTCTCCTTTTTTAATGCATACATAAATCGTCTCACTTCAAACTTAGTAACTAAGTACCTATCTATTAAACTGCTTGTATAAATATTATTACCTACACTTTTTACAAACCCAAAATTTAATAATCCGTCTTTGTATAATGTAATCTCTCCATCCATCAGTATATTTCTATATTCCCAACATTCTGATAAAATTTTATTTGAATTCTTATTAAAGAATAGTTTATCTTTTAAATTTTTTTTCTCTATCCATTGTATTTCATTTAGATATTCATCTAGTAATTCATTAGATTTTTTCAAACTTATTCCATAAAATTCATACAATTTCTTTTTATCATAAATCTCATTATCGTTTCTTTTAATTTGAGTTAAACCTATAGCTACATTAAATTTTTCAAATCTAATACCTCTAATTACATTATGTGAATTGTTAATTGGACATTCTCTATAATACGGTAATGCCAAGTCAGTATTATATCCTACATCAACAAGTTCATTCCCTCGTTCCAATCTTTTTCTTATAATTTCTATTGGATTTCTTTTATGATTAGTATTAAGCCATTCATTAATTTCCGGATAAATTTGAATCATATTCTCCAAAAACGAACTACATCTATTAATTATATATTTTTTACTTTTTCCAACACTATAACTTTTATCATCTAATATATTCTCATCTAATGTCGCTGCTCTAATCCACATACCAACTGCTGAATATGTCACTCTAGAAATATACCTATGCAATTCTTCATCTTTATACCTTTTTATTTTTAAATCATCTGCTATAAAATTTATTATGTTATTCCTCATATTTCTCTACTTCCTGAATATACTTTTGTAATATTTCTAATTTATCATTTTCTAAATTTAGTGATTTAATAAATTGATTAAATTCAACTATAGTCTTATTCGATTCACACAATACCATTATCCCAAATAACATCATTTTATAAATTGAAGATTTAACATTAAAGAAATCACTAATGGTTATAATTTCAGCATAATTTACCTTAGTAATATTGCTTAATCTAATCGGCAAGTCCATTTTTTTTAAGTTTCTTAAGTTTTTCTTTTTCTCTTTATAATTTAAATCTAGTTCAAAAATTTCACTATCAGTCAATCCACTCAATAAAATTTCATTATTTTCGAACGTAGCAAACCTATCTAATTCAACTACTCCAACATAATTCAATATATTGGTTGATAATGCACCAACATCATCAAGACTATCTATTGAGAAAATAATGTTTTTATTTATATTTTGTTTTATTAAAGCTAAATATATATTTTCCTCTATATTATTAATAGAATTCTCAATCAATATAAAATCAGAGTCTGCATTTTCTATTAAATTTATCAATTCTCTCCAATTCTTATATCCTATTGGAATATTTATAATTTCTGCTGGTTTTTCATTAATTAAATATGATAGAGCATTTGTAACTTTTCTTGATTTGCTTCCAACAAAAAGCAACTTTGAATTACTAATAAGTATTGCAAAAATATATTCAGCTAAATCATAAGAACAATTTTCTTCTATACCACAAATAGTTAAATTAATTTTTAATGCATGAACAAATTCATCTCTATCTTCAATCATTCCTTGAGATTCAGTAATTTCTGATAACTCTCTATATTTATATATCTTTTGTTCACTGTTACTCGGTTTTATATCAAGATATTTTATTATATTGCTTATACTATCAACTGTATTCCCTGCTTCCTTCTTTAAAATATTAATATTTTCTTTAATTTCTTGCTTTTCTTCAAGTATTAAACTCTTTTCACATTTTAAATTTTCTATAATGTCTTCCATTTCTTTCTTTTTATTTTGTAAATCTAAATTAATTCTCTTTAAATCAGTATTTCCTTTTACCAGTACATCATTTTCTTTTATAAATTTTTTCTTAAATTCCTGAGAATTCTTATTATATTCATCTTTAAGTAATGAATTAAGATTTTTTATAATAGAATCCTTCTCTTCCTGTTTTTTTATCAATTCAATATTTTGTTTTTCAATCACATTTTTTTCATTTTGTATTGCACTATATCTTTCCTCATGTAAATTATCTAATCTATTTATTCTATCTTGGAATTCTTCTATCTTGTTCTCATTTTCTTTTTGCACTTTCGATAAACTTTGCTTTAATCTTTTAATCTCATTATTACATTCTTCAATTTGATGCTCTTTTAAGTTTAAAATATTTTTATTCTTCTCAATGTCTTTTTTGTAATTTTCTATTGTGTTATTGTAATTATCCAACTTGAATTTATACTCTCTAATTTTATTAGTCTGTAAAAATTCACATAATTTTAAAAGTGCATATTTATCCTTTTGTGCAACTTTCCTATTATTAATTATATAATAAAGTTCAATATTATTTTTAAATTGAGTATCTAATAAACAGTATGCTATATCATATATATTTACTGTATTTAATTTCAATTGATCTATCTCTAATTCGCTACTAATCTTCTTATTAGTAGTGTTTTTCATATCAGAGATTAAATTATAGATATATTGGGCTAATACTATATCTTGTTCCTTAAATATCCGTTTGATATAAATATTCTGAATTTTTTTCATTGCTAATGTATCAATTCTATATCCTCTTAATTCAGGTTCTTTTTCAAAACTTTTGGGATTATTCTTTATTATTTGTATGAGATCCTTATGACCTAATATCGATATAATCTGCTTAAATTGTTCTTCATTATATTTTTGAATTATATTCTCTATATAATTAATGCTCATTCCTTTTTACCTCTTACTATTAAAATGTTTTTCTATTAGTTTTAATATTTGTATTGGTATTTTACCTTTAAAAATATATATTTTTATAATTTTATATATTTCAAAATATTCATTAGATTTTAGCAGCTTGTTTTTAATATAAATTGGGAAATCAACTAATTCACTCTTATCATTTTTATTCTTATTATGTAACTGATTTATTAGTAATTTATTAGAATCTTTATGTTGCTTTAGATATTGTAATAAAATTTCTTCTTTTCCCGAATAAAAACTTATAATTGTATCTCAAAATTTTATATTTTCTAGTTTTATTTCACTATAATTATTAATCTTTTTTATCACTAACCCATTCTGACTTTTATGTATAATTTTACATCTAGATTTTGAAGTAATACTTATACCTTGTTTTAATGGTAACTTATTCTTAATTCCATTTTCTATTTTCATACCATTATTATCTTCTATTACAATTTTGTTTTCATATTGCTTTATTTTATTCAAATATCCTCCATTAACAAAAAAAATCGAATTATATTGTTCTTGTAAAATAAAAGGTATTTCATAATTTCTTATTGGAATTCTTATTATATATTTATCATCTAATAATTCTTTTAATCTTATTTCATATACAGTATGCTTATCATTACAATATAACTTCTCTAGCTTGTCACTTTTAATAATTCCTATTGCTTCATTTTTAAAATTTATAACTTTATAACTTTCGTTTTTTATCACTGTAGGTGGCCATAATCCAATAAAATTAGGTTTATTATAATGTAAACTCACTCTAAATCGCTCTCTGCATAATACCCTCATCTTCATAAATTCATCATCATTAACGGGTATAAAAGATATCTTATAAATTTTATACTGACTTAGATAATACTCACTATTGTTTACTTCAAGAATACCTTTATATACAACTTTGATATTATTATAATTTTTAAAAATCCGCTCGTTTGACCCTAGATAATAATACTCTGTGTTAATTTTAATTTCTTCATTGATTTTTACTTTCTTGCCTCCCTTATCATTAAAAGTAAATAAACTTTCATTTCCTAAAAAGCCTTCAATTTCCTCTCCCCAAACTTCTATTAAAAATTTTTTCAAATCAAAATTCGGATATAAAATTTGATACTTTTCTGCTATAAAATCAATCTTCTTTAAAGTGGTATATTCATGAGAAAAATTGTAATTATTTAATATATATTCACAACTCTTATTTCTATATTTTATTATTATTTTTTCTTTTGATTCTAATAGGGAATTAAATATTTTATTGTCAATTTTTCTAAATGCTATGTACAACTCAAAAAATTCATTCCCTGATTCCTTTAAATATAAAGAAAGACCTGCTTTTTGATAAACTGTCTGTTCTGAATCATAGGATATTCTCATTTGACACTTTTTTGTTGTTTCATTTTCATTGATATGTCTGAAGTATGGCTTTTTTTTATCTGAAATTACATATGATAAGTATTCTCCGCAACATAAACAAATAAATCTTTTCTCCTTTGATGATACTGATTTATAATATCTATTTTTTATTTCTTTCGCATCTACAATAACTTCTTGATTTTTTAATTTTAATTCTTTTGCCTTATCCATACACTTTCCTCATATTTAAACATATTTCAATCTATAACTCTTCAAATTTTTATAAATTAATGAATTTTTATTTAAAATTTTCTTTCTTCATAATACATATTAGCTCTAAGTGTCAAAGCATCCAACATTTGTTCCTTAATTATATTGTTATTAATAATATTCTCCATGTCTTTATACAATTCAATTAAATTTTCATCTGTTCCTTTAAAGAAATCACTCTCAGTTTTGATCAAAAACTTAACTGGATTATCCTTAGCCAATTTCACATAGTCCTTCTTCTCCCATTTTTCAAAGCCAGCTGTTGCCTTGTCCTTAAGCATATCCACCTTATTACTACCCTTATGATAAAATTCATAAAAACTATTATAAATATCATCTTCATCAAGAGACATCTTAATATTACCATTATTATAAAAAGCCAATAATACTGGTATCTTATAACTCTTACTCATCTTTGTATTTTCAATCATTTTAATAAAGTCATATCCCCTAGTATTCATAAACTCCAGTTCTTCATCTGTAAGTTCATTATTTTCTTTTAAGAATCCCAAGTAATCCTTAAATATATTAAATTTACTTTTCATTTTCATTTCGCAGTAAATTTCATCATCAATATTGTTAAAAAATTCAATCCTGCTTGGTCTATGTCCCAAGTCATCTTTTACCCTTAAAAATTCTTCTTTTATTTTATCTTTAATCTTCATTTCTTTGGATGCTAAACCCTTGAATATGTCTATTAATCTAAAATCAAAATCAATTCTACAATCTTCTGGATATTCTTCTTCACTGGGAATTCCTCTTTTTGAACCAGCTCTTGAATACGTCTTTCCACTTAATAAAAATGGAAGCAGATCAGCCTTTTTATAATTACCAATAAAGTCAAGCACATTAAGATACTTTTTGTCTTCAAACTTTCTAAGTCCACGTCCTAACTGTTGTAAGAATACTGTTGGAGATTGTGTTGGCCTTAAAAACATTACCATATCTATTGAAGGTATATCTAGTCCCTCATTAAACATATCTACAGAAAATACAACTTTAAGTTCACCTTTAGTAAGTTTATTTATTGATGAATTTCTTTCTTGTGCATATTCGCCATTATCACCACTATATACAGCTGCACTATTAACTCCATTTTCACTAAAGAATTTTGCCATGTACTCTGCATGCCTTTTGCTTGTACAGAATCCTAAAGCTCTTTTTGAATTATATTTCTTATAATGATTTAAAATAAGTTCTGCCCTTTTATTAAACATCAAAGCTTCTTCAAGCTGCTTTTCTACGTATTTACCGTTCTTAAATTCTACATTCGTATAATCTACAGTATCATCATAAATTCCATAATATCTGAAAGGTACAAGATATCCCTTATTTATTGCATCACAAAGCCTGATTTCATAAACAGTATTATAATCACATAATGAAAATACATCTTTTGAATCAAGTCTTTCAGGTGTTGCTGTAAGTCCAAGTAGAAATTTAGGTGTAAAGTAATCTATTATCTTTCTGTAGTTATTTGAAACTGCATGGTGAAATTCATCTATTATTATGTAATCAAAATAATCTTTCTTAAAATAGTCTTCATTTAAATATTCGTCTTTTCCTAAAGTCTGAACTAAAGCAAATATCATAGATTTATCTTTATCTTTTGTACTATTAAAGAAATATCCAATGTCTTCTGAATTCCTTACGTTTTTAAAACTTCTTGCAGCTTGTTTAATTATTTCTTCTCTATGAGCCACAAACAATATTCTTTGTGAATCTTTTGAATCAAAGGCAGCAAGATATGTCTTTCCTATACCTGTTGCTGCAACTATTAATGCTTTGTCAAATCCTTCTTCCCTTGTATTGTTCAAAGCATACAAAGCTTCTATCTGTGCACCTTTAGGCTCAAATAAATCAATCACATTATTTTCACTATTACTGTTTTTCTTATATTCATCTTCACTATTTTCTATATCCTTAAAAACCTTAGGTCTTACCCATGATTTAGAATATCTTTCTAAAACATCATCATCCACAATTATTGAATGATTATAAAATAAATCTTCAAAAGTGTTATAGAATACTTCAAAATCATAAGGATTCTGTGACTTTAAAAATCTATAATTCCATTCTATAGAATTAGTAAGTGCACCTCTTGAAATATTTGAAGATCCCACATATATTTCACTATCAATTTTATTGTGAAACATATATGACTTTGGATGAAATGATCTGTTTGGCTCATTATAAAATCTTAGTTCAATCTTGTCCTTAAATTCTTTTTTTAATAAATATAATGCTGATGGCTGAGTAATTCTTAGATAATTTCCTGTTAAAATCCTTATAGAAACACCTCTGTCTACTGCCTCTTTTATATCATTTAAAATAAGCTTAACACCTGATTCCATTAGAAATGAAACTATTATATCTATTTTTTCTGCTTTCTTAAAACTTTCTCTAAGTCTGTAATACAGATAATTTTTATCACCTGTTATGGCATTTGACTTTGCATATGATTCTTTATGTATTTCCTTAACACTAATCTCATTTTCTTTAATACTTATATCATTTAAATCTATTTTACTCATAGTTATCTCTTCCCTTTATTTATACACACTATTTCAAAGCATTTTTTCTCAGCACCATATCTATTCATAACTGTTTCTTCAATATTATGAATTTCAAATACACCGAAAAATTTTTTTATATCTTCTTCATCAAAAAATCTTTTATATCCTTCTTTAGTCAAATAAAAATGCTTTTCTATCTCTTCTCCATTTCCTGCATTAAAGTTAACATCCTTAATTGTATTAACTCTTGCTATAAGATAGCCATCATATTTGAGAATTCTCTTTATTTCATTTAAAATGCTTTTTGTAGTATTTTCATCAAAATAATGTAATGATAAATCTGCAATAATGACTTCTGTACTTTCATCTTCAAAAGGAAACTTCTCTGTCAGATCCATTTCAACTATTTCAAAATTTCTTATATATCTTTTTACAATATTAAGACCTTCTTTAGAATAATCACATGATATAACCTTATAATTTCTTTCATCTAAATAAATAGAATTGTTCCCACTTCCACATCCAAGATCTATAATTTTTGTATCTCTGCTTTTTTCTAATATATCTTTGTATTTATCAAGCCATAAATCATAAACTGGCTTAATTTCATTAATTCCTTCATATACTTTATTCCAGTATATTCGATTGTCATGTTTTCCTGGTCCTGCCATATAATCTCCTTTAAATTTTCCACAAATATGTATTCATTATTTATAATTATACTATAGAATTACAATTTAGTTTGTATTTTCATAAAAATAGTAAAAAATATCCTGAAAATATTAACCTTATTTAAATTGTACACACGTTAAAGCAATCATATTTTAATTCCGTACTACTCTATTTAATTTAATTCTAAAACAAAAAAAGCCTAACCTTTCGATTAGACTCTCCTAAAGCCATATTAAACACCTACAAACATCCACTAACAATCTTAACAATATCCTCTCCATACTTACTGCATTTAACGTCTCCAAATCCATTAATTTTGCAAAGTGAATCAATATCCATTGGTTTAATTAGTATAATATCATTCATTTCTTTGTTTGAAAAAATCATATATGGTTTAATACCAAGCTCTTTACTTTTGTTAAGCCTGTACTTCTTTAACTCTTCTTCAAGAGAAGCTGAAAATACTTGTTGTTCTTTTTCAATAGTATTTTCATGATTATCCTCATTATTAGAAAAATCAGTATATGTAGTTTTAAAGTTATACTCAACATAATCTGCCTTATTACTTTCATTATCATCCTGTTTATTATATGTACTTTTATTTGTACTGCTTTTTCCCCTATTCTTATAATTATTTATATTTTCAACATGAGCTTGTTTAACTGACTCATCTACATTACTATAATTTCTGAGCACATAATATAAAACATTAATTCTATCTTCACTGAGCTTTATAGAGGATTTTCCAATATGAGATTTAATGTTCTCCACTAAATCATTTCTATTAATTACAGAAACATTGTCTGAATGCACTGTTATATTTTTTAGTGTACATCTTTTACTAAATACAATTATTGATCTTACAAATTTATTTTCTATTGCACATACATTAATGAGACTCTTAATATGAGTATCATTCTGTTTTATTGGATTATAAAATTTTTCTTTCCTCTTATTTTTGAAAACCTGTGTCCAATATCGATCATTTTCATTACCAAAAATCCACCCACTATAGTTTTTTGATTCTATAACATAAATACCACTTTCATGTATATATATCAAATCAATCTCTGTAGTTTTACCATTATCACATGGAAGATAAACGTTAGTAATGATTCTATGATTACCTTTTATTTTTTCAAGTTCTCTAAAGGTTAGATACTCTCCATACATTCCTTTATCTTTAAATGCATTGTCATAAGAAATACCAGATTCCTGTGTGTATTTTTTTCTAACAATATGTTCTTTTTTTAAAAGTAGTCCTATAGATATAAGTATTAATACTAGTATAAGAAACATAATTATTCCCCTTATTTTGTAATTATAGTTAAAATTGTAACATAATTATACTTATGTTACAATTTTATCATTTTCTGAATTCCAAACAAATCACTCAAAAAAAGTCCTGAATTTAATCAAGACTCTTCACAATCATATATTATTTTACCGTATTTCTTTATTTCATTTTCAATTTCTAAATTTAATGAATCAAAAAATAATATATCCGCAGAATATATTCCAACAATGTCATCAATACTATCAATTACTCTACTTCTGAATTTTCTATGGCAGTCTACACATAAGTCTATATCAGAATTATAACAAGCATTCTCTTTTGCTCTTGAACCAAACAATATTACTCTTTTAATATATTGGCTCTCACTGAAATAATTCAAAAGATTTTCATAAACTTTCTTATTTATACCATACATAATAATCACATCACTTCTTCTGAAATTTTAAAAAGTAGCCCTTCAATAGCATCAATATATTCTTCTACTATTCTATCTTTTATTTCTTCATAATCTTTTTCATTATAAATATGTGCTGTTGTATTTCTAGAGATTAAAATTTCATTCCAAATATCTATATCTTTTATCCATCCTTCTTTAAATGCCTGCCTGTAACATCCCTTAGGATTATTTATTTCAAGACCTCTATCTTTAAATATTTTAGATAGAAGTTTCCATGTAAGATCTTCAAGCATCTCATATTTTTTTATGATCGAATCTCTATATACCTCTTTTGTGATTTCATCTGGATTTTCAAAAGTCTCAAAATTACTTTTTATATTTTTCAGCTTAACTAGCATTCTATACACATAATCATAAGTCATTTTAATAGATTCTTCGTATTTATTTTGATTCATATACAACTATCTCCTAATTAATACTTTGTTATGATTATACCTTATATCCTTATCCTTTAAAAATAATCCTCAAAATTATTCAAAGCAAAATTTTCTTATTCTAAATTTTCCATAAAAATAATAGAAAGCCCTGAATTTCTTCAGGACCTTTTAATACTCTAAGTAACATAACTATTTAATTTTTATTTCATCACCTATATCAAACTTATCGCTATTTAGCATAATTGTATCTATATGTGTTTCAAACATCATTTCAGGATGAGAATCTTCAAATTCAGCTATATATTGATTTTCTGCATTTTCATCTTTACATATAACTTTATCATCTTCATATACAGAATTTCTGTAATCATCTGATCCATCTGTAAATATGCTGCTTATACCTTCAGCTAACATAAAACTTTTTATATCAGAATCTGAACTACAGTATACACGTATCTTATTATTTGCTCTTTCAACTTTTATTTCACCTTTTGTTCCATCTGTAAATTCTACTTCTTTATTGTACTTTACATTATTCTCTGTTACTGCTTCTTTTGATAATCTTTCATATAATGAACTATCTTTGTACTTCTCTTCAATTTCATCATATGTCATAGTACATTTTACTGGTATAATACTTATACTATCTGCATCCTTTATATCATTGTAAGTAAGTCCTTCAACTTCAAAAGCACATTTGTATACTTCATCGTCTGAACTGTAACCACTTCCTCCAATATCCATTGCACGATACATTTTATTTCCTAGTTTTATTATAAAATATGAATCAACTACACTGTCATTATTTCCATACATCATATCATCTACAGGTCTTGTTACAATAATTCGTGTACCAATTACATCACTTTCAAAACCTGTTATATTATAATTTTTCTCAATATTTACATCAAGATCATGTTTCATATACTGCTTGAAACTTTCAGTAAAATCTACTGGTATTACAATACTTCCATTAAAATCATATTCTCCAATTACTAAATCCGCTCTTATGTTTCCTTTTTCAGAAAATCCGTTCTCGCTTTCCTCTTCTGCACTTATTTCAATTGTATTTTCATTAGGATATGACCACGATGAACCACCACTATTAAATTCTTCTTTTTCCTTATACATATTTAATTCCATACTTCTATGCCCCTGGATCTTTTCATCAAATCCATCTTCTCGTGTAATAGTTGCATTCATCTTTATCCTATTCTTTGTTCCAATAATATTAGTTACTGTAAACTTTACACCATTTTGCTCTATTTCATAATTCACATTTCCACTCTTTGATAATGATGCTTCATTTTGTACACTTTTAGTTTCTGCTGCATATGCTTGTACAGGTATTATTCCTATTGACATCATAAATACCATAATACCTGCTGCAGGGCCTATAATTTTACTTATTTTCTTGTTTATCATTAAACTCCACTCCTTTATATATGGCTCTGCCATGTTCTTATTTAATTTTAACGTCTTTGCCAAATTCAAATTTTTCACTGTAACCTAATATATCGTCATTACAGTAAACATGTAGATTGGAATCTTTATCTACCCCTGAAAATTCAATAATATAACCATCGTTGCTATCTGGGTCTTTATACATTGATTTTTCAGCATCACCATAATAATTACCTTTATTAGATTCAATCCATCCACGCATTGAGCATGCCATAAGTATGCTCTTATTTTCAGAATCTGTATT
This genomic interval carries:
- a CDS encoding HI0074 family nucleotidyltransferase substrate-binding subunit, whose protein sequence is MNQNKYEESIKMTYDYVYRMLVKLKNIKSNFETFENPDEITKEVYRDSIIKKYEMLEDLTWKLLSKIFKDRGLEINNPKGCYRQAFKEGWIKDIDIWNEILISRNTTAHIYNEKDYEEIKDRIVEEYIDAIEGLLFKISEEVM
- a CDS encoding NERD domain-containing protein → MFLILVLILISIGLLLKKEHIVRKKYTQESGISYDNAFKDKGMYGEYLTFRELEKIKGNHRIITNVYLPCDNGKTTEIDLIYIHESGIYVIESKNYSGWIFGNENDRYWTQVFKNKRKEKFYNPIKQNDTHIKSLINVCAIENKFVRSIIVFSKRCTLKNITVHSDNVSVINRNDLVENIKSHIGKSSIKLSEDRINVLYYVLRNYSNVDESVKQAHVENINNYKNRGKSSTNKSTYNKQDDNESNKADYVEYNFKTTYTDFSNNEDNHENTIEKEQQVFSASLEEELKKYRLNKSKELGIKPYMIFSNKEMNDIILIKPMDIDSLCKINGFGDVKCSKYGEDIVKIVSGCL
- a CDS encoding class I SAM-dependent methyltransferase encodes the protein MAGPGKHDNRIYWNKVYEGINEIKPVYDLWLDKYKDILEKSRDTKIIDLGCGSGNNSIYLDERNYKVISCDYSKEGLNIVKRYIRNFEIVEMDLTEKFPFEDESTEVIIADLSLHYFDENTTKSILNEIKRILKYDGYLIARVNTIKDVNFNAGNGEEIEKHFYLTKEGYKRFFDEEDIKKFFGVFEIHNIEETVMNRYGAEKKCFEIVCINKGKR
- a CDS encoding DEAD/DEAH box helicase family protein; this encodes MSKIDLNDISIKENEISVKEIHKESYAKSNAITGDKNYLYYRLRESFKKAEKIDIIVSFLMESGVKLILNDIKEAVDRGVSIRILTGNYLRITQPSALYLLKKEFKDKIELRFYNEPNRSFHPKSYMFHNKIDSEIYVGSSNISRGALTNSIEWNYRFLKSQNPYDFEVFYNTFEDLFYNHSIIVDDDVLERYSKSWVRPKVFKDIENSEDEYKKNSNSENNVIDLFEPKGAQIEALYALNNTREEGFDKALIVAATGIGKTYLAAFDSKDSQRILFVAHREEIIKQAARSFKNVRNSEDIGYFFNSTKDKDKSMIFALVQTLGKDEYLNEDYFKKDYFDYIIIDEFHHAVSNNYRKIIDYFTPKFLLGLTATPERLDSKDVFSLCDYNTVYEIRLCDAINKGYLVPFRYYGIYDDTVDYTNVEFKNGKYVEKQLEEALMFNKRAELILNHYKKYNSKRALGFCTSKRHAEYMAKFFSENGVNSAAVYSGDNGEYAQERNSSINKLTKGELKVVFSVDMFNEGLDIPSIDMVMFLRPTQSPTVFLQQLGRGLRKFEDKKYLNVLDFIGNYKKADLLPFLLSGKTYSRAGSKRGIPSEEEYPEDCRIDFDFRLIDIFKGLASKEMKIKDKIKEEFLRVKDDLGHRPSRIEFFNNIDDEIYCEMKMKSKFNIFKDYLGFLKENNELTDEELEFMNTRGYDFIKMIENTKMSKSYKIPVLLAFYNNGNIKMSLDEDDIYNSFYEFYHKGSNKVDMLKDKATAGFEKWEKKDYVKLAKDNPVKFLIKTESDFFKGTDENLIELYKDMENIINNNIIKEQMLDALTLRANMYYEERKF
- a CDS encoding nucleotidyltransferase domain-containing protein, encoding MYGINKKVYENLLNYFSESQYIKRVILFGSRAKENACYNSDIDLCVDCHRKFRSRVIDSIDDIVGIYSADILFFDSLNLEIENEIKKYGKIIYDCEES